The following are encoded together in the Thermosipho atlanticus DSM 15807 genome:
- the rplF gene encoding 50S ribosomal protein L6, producing MSRIANKPIVIPNGVEVKIEGNVLRVKGPKGELKQEFLPYVKVEIDGNKINVSPNLEAMKRRSDLKKMKMFTGTYWRLFNNMVIGVTEGFKKELEIVGIGYRAQLQGNKLVMNLGYAHPVEMEIPSDVKVEVPSPNKIIVSGIDKQRVGQVAADIRRWREPNVYSGKGIRYVGEVVRMKEGKKA from the coding sequence ATGTCCCGTATAGCAAATAAACCTATTGTTATACCAAATGGTGTTGAAGTAAAAATAGAGGGAAATGTTTTAAGAGTTAAAGGTCCCAAAGGAGAGTTAAAACAAGAGTTTTTACCATATGTAAAAGTGGAAATTGATGGAAATAAAATAAACGTAAGTCCAAATCTTGAAGCAATGAAAAGAAGATCTGATCTCAAAAAAATGAAAATGTTTACTGGAACTTATTGGAGATTATTTAACAATATGGTAATTGGTGTTACAGAAGGATTTAAGAAAGAATTGGAAATAGTTGGTATAGGATATAGGGCACAACTTCAAGGTAACAAGCTTGTAATGAACCTTGGTTATGCTCATCCTGTAGAAATGGAAATTCCTTCAGATGTTAAGGTAGAAGTTCCTAGCCCAAATAAGATAATTGTAAGTGGCATAGATAAACAAAGAGTTGGACAAGTAGCAGCAGACATTCGAAGATGGAGAGAACCAAATGTTTACTCTGGAAAAGGAATTAGATATGTTGGTGAAGTTGTAAGAATGAAGGAAGGAAAGAAAGCATAA
- the rpsH gene encoding 30S ribosomal protein S8, which translates to MWSDPIADMLTRIRNANVAFKDQVDIPASNLKKEIAEILKREGFISGYTYIEDGKQGIIRIQMKYKGTRRNRERVIHGIVRVSKPGRRVYVSKDKLPKVKNGLGIAILTTSKGVVTDKQAKELGVGGEVIAYIW; encoded by the coding sequence ATGTGGAGCGATCCAATAGCTGACATGCTCACTCGAATAAGAAATGCAAACGTCGCATTTAAAGATCAAGTAGATATACCAGCTTCTAACTTGAAGAAAGAAATAGCGGAAATTTTAAAGAGAGAAGGCTTTATATCTGGTTACACATACATAGAAGATGGAAAACAGGGAATTATAAGAATTCAAATGAAATACAAAGGAACAAGGAGAAACAGAGAGAGGGTAATTCACGGTATTGTTAGGGTATCCAAACCCGGTAGAAGAGTATATGTAAGCAAAGACAAATTACCAAAAGTTAAAAACGGTCTTGGAATTGCGATTCTAACAACTTCAAAAGGAGTTGTAACTGACAAGCAAGCGAAAGAACTTGGAGTTGGCGGAGAAGTAATCGCCTACATCTGGTAA
- a CDS encoding type Z 30S ribosomal protein S14: MARKGLVERWKKPKKFKTREYTRCKICGRAHSVYREFGICRVCFRKMANEGKLPGVRKATW, encoded by the coding sequence ATGGCTAGAAAAGGTCTTGTTGAAAGATGGAAAAAGCCAAAAAAATTTAAAACAAGAGAATATACAAGATGTAAGATATGTGGAAGAGCACATTCTGTTTATAGAGAATTTGGAATCTGCAGAGTTTGTTTTAGAAAAATGGCCAACGAGGGAAAACTCCCGGGTGTTAGGAAGGCAACATGGTAA
- the rplE gene encoding 50S ribosomal protein L5 has product MQYIPLKEKYRNEIIPAMMKEFGYKNVHQVPRIEKIVINMGIGEGSRNKDVIEIHAKELALIAGQKPVVTRAKKSISNFKIRKGMPIGLKVTLRGLNMYNFLYKLINLVLPKVRDFRGLNPNGFDGRGNYSFGLTEQLVFPEISPDQVKRVQGMDIVIVTTAKTDDEARKLLELFGFPFKR; this is encoded by the coding sequence ATGCAGTACATACCATTAAAAGAAAAGTATAGAAATGAAATTATACCAGCAATGATGAAAGAATTTGGATATAAAAATGTTCACCAAGTCCCCAGAATTGAGAAAATTGTTATCAACATGGGTATTGGTGAAGGTTCCCGAAATAAAGATGTTATAGAAATCCATGCTAAAGAGTTAGCGTTAATTGCTGGGCAGAAACCAGTTGTTACTAGAGCCAAGAAGAGTATTTCAAACTTTAAAATTAGAAAAGGAATGCCAATAGGTTTAAAAGTAACCTTAAGAGGTTTGAATATGTACAACTTTTTGTACAAACTTATTAACCTTGTATTACCAAAAGTTAGAGACTTTAGAGGTTTAAATCCAAACGGTTTTGACGGAAGGGGAAATTATTCGTTTGGTTTAACTGAACAATTAGTTTTTCCAGAGATTTCTCCAGATCAAGTCAAGAGGGTACAAGGAATGGATATAGTTATAGTTACCACTGCAAAGACTGACGATGAAGCGAGAAAATTATTGGAACTTTTCGGTTTTCCTTTTAAAAGATAA
- the rplX gene encoding 50S ribosomal protein L24 gives MARKIRKGDTVQVISGKDKGKTGEVITVIPKEDKVIVRGVNVVKRHQRPNAQMRQGGIIEKESPIYVSKVALVCPNCGKATRVGFRFLEDGSKVRYCKKCGEVIDK, from the coding sequence GTGGCAAGAAAAATAAGAAAAGGTGATACAGTACAAGTAATTTCAGGAAAAGACAAAGGAAAAACAGGAGAGGTTATCACTGTAATTCCAAAAGAAGATAAAGTAATAGTTAGAGGTGTTAATGTCGTTAAAAGACATCAAAGGCCTAATGCTCAAATGAGGCAAGGTGGAATAATTGAAAAGGAATCACCTATATATGTTAGTAAGGTGGCACTCGTGTGTCCAAACTGTGGAAAAGCAACTAGAGTAGGATTCAGATTTCTTGAAGATGGAAGTAAAGTAAGGTATTGTAAGAAATGTGGAGAAGTCATAGACAAGTAA
- the rplN gene encoding 50S ribosomal protein L14, translating to MIINESYLNVADNSGAKQLRVIRVLGGSRRKWGTIGDIVVCSVRDAVPNGDLKKGDVVKAVIVRTKKEVRRPDGTYIRFDDNAAVVLDKFNEPKGTRVFGPVAKELREKGFMKIVSLAPEVF from the coding sequence ATGATAATTAATGAAAGCTACCTCAATGTTGCCGACAACTCTGGAGCAAAACAATTGAGAGTTATAAGAGTTTTAGGTGGTTCAAGAAGAAAATGGGGAACAATCGGAGATATAGTTGTGTGCAGCGTTAGAGATGCGGTACCAAATGGAGATTTGAAAAAAGGAGATGTAGTTAAAGCAGTTATAGTTAGAACAAAAAAAGAAGTTAGAAGACCAGATGGTACATATATTCGCTTTGATGATAATGCTGCTGTTGTACTTGATAAATTCAATGAGCCTAAGGGGACTCGTGTGTTTGGACCAGTTGCAAAAGAACTAAGAGAAAAAGGTTTTATGAAAATAGTCTCCTTAGCGCCTGAAGTATTTTAA
- the rpsQ gene encoding 30S ribosomal protein S17, with protein MPKKKLIGEVVSNKMDKTVVVAVNTLVKHPIVGKYIKRTKKYYAHDENNECQIGDTVEIIESRPLSKLKRWRVLRIVEKSIFADENVVEDVDVEGGSKDDN; from the coding sequence ATGCCAAAGAAAAAACTTATAGGAGAAGTCGTGAGTAACAAGATGGATAAAACAGTTGTGGTTGCTGTAAACACATTAGTAAAACACCCGATTGTGGGGAAGTATATAAAGAGAACAAAAAAATATTACGCTCACGACGAAAATAATGAATGTCAAATAGGTGATACCGTTGAAATTATAGAATCAAGACCTTTAAGTAAACTTAAAAGATGGAGAGTGTTGAGAATAGTTGAAAAATCGATATTTGCTGATGAAAATGTGGTAGAAGATGTAGACGTGGAAGGAGGTAGTAAAGATGATAATTAA
- the rpmC gene encoding 50S ribosomal protein L29 has product MKAAELRGLTNEELLNLLEEKKRTLMNLRFQNALGQLNDHSQISKTRKDIARIKTILRERELGVRR; this is encoded by the coding sequence ATGAAGGCTGCTGAACTTAGAGGATTAACAAATGAAGAGTTATTAAATCTTCTTGAAGAAAAGAAAAGAACATTAATGAATCTTAGATTCCAAAATGCCCTGGGACAACTTAATGATCACAGTCAAATATCTAAAACAAGAAAAGATATAGCACGAATCAAAACAATTCTCAGGGAAAGAGAACTGGGTGTAAGGAGGTAA
- the rplP gene encoding 50S ribosomal protein L16 gives MLMPRRVKYRKQHRGRMKGKAKGGTLVNFGEYGLKAMESHWITAQQIEACRIAITRTLKKSGKLWIRIFPDKSYTKHPAESKLGKGKGNVEGWVAVVKPGKILFEIGGVDETLAREALEYAATKLPIRTKVVKRHEIGGEAV, from the coding sequence ATGTTAATGCCAAGAAGGGTTAAATATAGAAAACAACATCGTGGTAGAATGAAAGGGAAAGCTAAAGGAGGAACTTTGGTAAATTTTGGAGAATATGGTTTAAAAGCTATGGAATCACACTGGATAACTGCACAACAAATCGAAGCATGTAGAATTGCTATTACTAGGACTTTGAAAAAATCAGGAAAACTTTGGATAAGAATTTTTCCGGATAAGTCTTATACAAAACACCCGGCAGAGAGTAAGCTAGGAAAAGGTAAAGGAAATGTTGAAGGTTGGGTAGCGGTTGTAAAGCCTGGGAAAATTTTGTTTGAAATAGGAGGGGTAGATGAAACATTAGCGAGAGAGGCTCTTGAATATGCCGCTACAAAACTTCCAATTAGAACAAAAGTAGTAAAAAGACATGAGATAGGTGGTGAAGCAGTATGA
- the rpsC gene encoding 30S ribosomal protein S3 encodes MGQKVHPRGFRLGLTADWQATWFNEKNYAEYLLEDEEIRKIIKKKYNHAGISEIVIERPDSERVIAIIKSARPGIIIGKKGAEITNLRQELERKFNRRFIINIEEIKAPETDAQLVAENVAARIEKRASYKVVMKRAISNAMRKGAKGIKIMVAGRLAGAEIARTEWYLKGRLPLQTIRSIIDYGTARAETKYGTIGIKVWIYKGDADI; translated from the coding sequence GTGGGTCAAAAAGTACATCCACGCGGATTTAGACTAGGTCTCACAGCCGATTGGCAAGCAACCTGGTTTAACGAAAAAAATTACGCCGAATACCTACTTGAAGACGAGGAAATAAGGAAAATAATTAAGAAAAAATACAATCATGCAGGTATAAGTGAGATTGTTATTGAAAGACCAGATTCAGAAAGAGTCATTGCAATAATTAAAAGTGCAAGACCAGGTATAATTATAGGTAAAAAAGGCGCGGAAATTACTAATTTAAGACAGGAACTTGAAAGGAAATTTAATAGAAGATTTATTATTAACATCGAAGAAATCAAAGCTCCTGAAACTGATGCACAATTGGTGGCTGAGAATGTTGCAGCGAGAATTGAGAAACGTGCATCCTACAAAGTTGTTATGAAAAGGGCAATCTCAAATGCTATGAGAAAAGGTGCTAAAGGAATTAAAATTATGGTTGCCGGAAGACTTGCAGGTGCTGAAATTGCAAGAACAGAATGGTATCTAAAAGGAAGACTTCCACTTCAAACAATTAGATCCATAATTGATTATGGTACTGCAAGAGCTGAAACAAAATATGGAACAATAGGAATAAAAGTTTGGATTTATAAAGGCGACGCCGATATCTGA
- the rplV gene encoding 50S ribosomal protein L22 has protein sequence MQVLIKRNGMKRSKFHSVRKEKLATMPIFEARAVAKFVRISPRKARSVANSIKGKNVSEAFTILEFSPKKAARIIKNVLKSAVANAVNNHNLSEENLYVYTCYVNDGPRMKRLWPRGRGSADIIQKRMSHITVIVRDKEAEKAAKEEK, from the coding sequence ATGCAAGTTCTAATTAAAAGAAACGGAATGAAACGATCCAAATTTCATTCTGTAAGAAAAGAAAAATTAGCAACAATGCCAATATTTGAAGCAAGAGCAGTAGCAAAATTTGTAAGAATTTCTCCAAGAAAAGCTAGGAGTGTGGCCAATTCAATTAAAGGTAAAAATGTTTCAGAAGCGTTTACAATTCTTGAATTTTCTCCTAAAAAGGCTGCACGAATTATAAAAAATGTGTTAAAATCAGCAGTGGCAAATGCAGTTAATAATCATAACCTTTCTGAAGAAAATTTATATGTGTATACATGTTATGTTAATGATGGTCCAAGGATGAAAAGGTTATGGCCAAGAGGAAGAGGTAGTGCGGATATTATACAAAAGAGAATGTCACATATAACAGTTATTGTAAGAGATAAAGAAGCCGAAAAGGCAGCTAAGGAAGAAAAGTAA